From a single Mycolicibacterium moriokaense genomic region:
- a CDS encoding YciI family protein has product MPKYLFLKHYRGAPASVNDVPMDQWAPDEVRAHIQYMQDYADRLRDSGEYVDSQALMPEGAWVRYDGEGKPPVTDGPFAETKDLIAGYMIVDVDSYERAVELAGELSAAPGAGGKPIHEWLEVRPFMSGDHLPPAE; this is encoded by the coding sequence ATGCCCAAGTACCTGTTTCTCAAGCACTACCGGGGCGCGCCGGCGTCGGTCAACGATGTGCCGATGGACCAATGGGCGCCTGACGAGGTCAGGGCCCATATCCAGTACATGCAGGACTACGCCGACCGGCTCAGAGACAGCGGCGAGTACGTCGACAGCCAGGCATTGATGCCCGAGGGGGCCTGGGTGCGCTATGACGGTGAGGGCAAGCCACCCGTGACTGATGGGCCATTCGCGGAGACCAAGGATCTGATCGCGGGGTACATGATCGTCGACGTCGACTCCTATGAGCGTGCCGTCGAACTGGCCGGAGAGTTGTCGGCGGCGCCCGGCGCCGGCGGGAAGCCGATCCACGAGTGGCTCGAGGTACGACCGTTCATGAGCGGCGACCACCTTCCTCCCGCCGAGTGA
- a CDS encoding RNA polymerase sigma factor gives MSAAAVDEARLRDLIPGVLAALVRRGADFTAAEDAVQEALIRAWEAWVTGSANPPDDPKGWLITTAWRRFLDLTRSDISRHLREEKVFNEPPPGPVESTDDTLELYFLCAHPSLTPSSAIALTLRAVGGLTTRQIAQAYLVPEATMAQRISRAKRTVSEVRLNRPGDLRTVLKVLYLIFNEGYSGDVDLAEEALRLARQLAGMTDDEEVAGLLALFLLHHARRPARTRADGSLVPLAEQDRTLWRRDLVAEGVAVLQAALARDRLGEYQAQAAIAALHADAQSAGETDWVQIVEWYDELVALTDSPVVRLNRAVAVGEADGPQAGLAALAELDPTLPRYTAALAHLREKTGEFDSAADLYAQAAAQAHTVAERNHLTRKAATLRHRIT, from the coding sequence ATGTCCGCCGCCGCGGTCGACGAAGCGCGACTCCGGGACCTGATTCCCGGTGTGTTGGCCGCGCTCGTTCGCCGTGGCGCCGACTTCACGGCCGCCGAGGATGCTGTGCAGGAGGCGCTGATCCGGGCCTGGGAGGCATGGGTGACGGGGTCCGCTAACCCACCCGACGATCCCAAGGGCTGGCTGATCACTACCGCGTGGCGGCGCTTCCTCGACCTCACTCGTTCCGATATCTCGCGTCACCTTCGTGAAGAGAAGGTGTTCAACGAGCCGCCGCCCGGGCCGGTCGAATCCACCGACGACACCCTCGAGCTCTACTTCCTGTGCGCACATCCGAGCCTCACGCCGTCGTCGGCCATAGCGCTGACGCTGCGCGCCGTCGGGGGTCTGACCACTCGACAGATCGCGCAGGCCTACCTCGTGCCCGAAGCGACGATGGCACAACGGATCAGCCGGGCCAAGCGGACCGTCAGCGAGGTTCGGCTCAATCGTCCCGGCGACCTGCGCACGGTGTTGAAGGTGCTGTATCTGATCTTCAACGAGGGGTACAGCGGCGACGTCGATCTCGCCGAAGAAGCGCTCCGGCTGGCCCGCCAGCTGGCCGGGATGACCGACGACGAAGAGGTCGCGGGCCTGCTCGCGCTTTTCCTGCTGCACCATGCGCGGCGGCCGGCCCGTACCCGCGCCGACGGCAGCCTCGTGCCGCTGGCCGAGCAGGATCGGACGTTGTGGCGCCGAGACCTGGTTGCCGAAGGCGTCGCGGTGCTGCAGGCAGCGCTCGCCCGCGACCGGCTCGGCGAGTATCAGGCGCAGGCCGCGATCGCCGCGCTGCACGCCGACGCGCAGAGCGCCGGCGAGACCGACTGGGTGCAGATCGTCGAGTGGTACGACGAGCTCGTCGCGCTCACGGACAGTCCGGTGGTACGGCTCAATCGTGCCGTCGCCGTCGGAGAGGCCGATGGGCCGCAGGCGGGGCTGGCGGCGCTCGCTGAGCTCGACCCGACGCTGCCGCGTTATACCGCCGCGCTCGCCCATCTACGTGAGAAGACAG